One region of Trichoderma breve strain T069 chromosome 7 map unlocalized scaffold00007, whole genome shotgun sequence genomic DNA includes:
- a CDS encoding TAFII55 protein conserved region domain-containing protein, whose amino-acid sequence MSAPSPGGDANAAPAAPAPPPKPRLKLNVSRSSSFVGDAAVTPGGASSSAHAPLTTPGEGPRKVKLKISSSQPPTPAGVSANKDVLMKDVGKEQETKKEKEKDKDKGLPPVVTTKAGRQAKPSQKLIESKKRSLSDDEDEAPLRGSTAGTVGNGPPPATKQKIKIRPIAKPRGRPPVHPPGDGYDSEASDNEVDPAIEEQFILRMLPGEHADYVRTCMENGKIGLPKAAGGADIYMRFFEEDSRRGVVTVKGQCFAAVMVDLPTITESMKTWDRKSLMKSADICQMFYVFQAVKSEEEARHAPLPSIIDSNFKWPHGLTPPMHDCVNRRFAKTISRKEIEDKEAEVERLLTEDAKCASTKWEWVDERENGLDEDGEEDAEGEMDDSMGYFGQQHVTMGVEEENDFDLEADLEAAFADELMAETPATAMDTQTPTAALAATPSASMLQHSIEASESEDDDDDDDDDDDDDDDLDEDARAQRDEEQGVKDIINDLKKQLAARVADFERTQNKILRTRLENQIKQLKSEIELKQSSIGIEADD is encoded by the exons ATGTCGGCGCCTAGTCCCGGAGGCGATGCCAACGCGGCTCCTGCAGCTcctgcaccaccaccgaAGCCGcggctcaagctcaacgtGAGCCGCTCATCGTCTTTTGTCGGAGATGCTGCAGTGACACCTGGAGGGGCTTCTTCGTCCGCACATGCGCCTCTAACGACGCCTGGCGAGGGCCCGCGCAAGGTGAAGCTAAAGATCAGCTCGTCACAGCCGCCGACGCCGGCGGGAGTCTCAGCGAACAAGGATGTGTTGATGAAGGACGTGggcaaagaacaagagaccaagaaagagaaagaaaaagacaaggatAAAGGGTTACCACCAGTGGTGACGACGAAAGCGGGCCGACAAGCGAAACCGAGTCAGAAGCTCATCGAAAGCAAGAAGCGCTCGCTtagcgacgacgaagacgaggcgcCGCTGCGTGGAAGCACGGCTGGCACCGTGGGCAATGGCCCCCCGCCCGcgacaaaacaaaaaatcaaGATCAGGCCCATCGCCAAG CCTCGTGGTCGTCCGCCTGTGCATCCTCCCGGCGATGGCTACGACTCCGAAGCCAGCGACAATGAAGTCGACCCGGCGATCGAAGAGCAGTTTATCCTACGCATGTTGCCCGGCGAGCACGCAGACTACGTGCGCACGTGTATGGAGAATGGCAAGATTGGGCTGCCCAAGGCGGCAGGGGGGGCTGATATTTACATGAGATTTTTCGAAGAGGACTCCAGACGCGGAGTTGTGACTGTCAAGGGCCAGTGCTTTGCGGCTGTCATGGTCGATTTGCCCACCATCACGGagtcgatgaagacgtgGGACCGCAAGTCATTGATGAAGTCGGCAGACATCTGCCAGATGTTCTACGTATTCCAGGCTGTTAAAAGCGAAGAGGAAGCGAGGCACGCGCCTCTGCCCAGCATAATTGACTCAAACTTCAAGTGGCCGCATGGCCTGACACCGCCTATGCACGACTGCGTGAATCGACGGTTTGCCAAGACCATCAGCCGCAAGGAAATCGAGGATAAGGAAGCTGAAGTCGAACGACTGCTCACTGAGGACGCTAAGTGCGCCTCCACGAAATGGGAATGGGTCGATGAACGTGAAAACGGCTTGGAcgaagacggagaggaggACGCTGAAGGCGAAATGGACGACAGCATGGGCTATTTCGGCCAACAGCACGTCACCATGGGCGTCGAGGAAGAAAACGATTTCGATCTCGAGGCCGATCTGGAAGCAGCCTTTGCCGATGAACTCATGGCCGAAACTCCCGCTACTGCCATGGACACCCAAACTCCTACGGCTGCACTCGCCGCAACGCCTTCGGCCTCGATGCTACAACATAGCATCGAGGCAAGCGAAtctgaagacgacgatgatgacgatgacgacgacgacgacgatgatgatgaccttgatgaagatgcgcGTGCTCAACGCGATGAGGAGCAGGGCGTCAAGGACATTATCAACGATCTTAAGAAGCAGCTCGCCGCTCGCGTGGCTGATTTTGAAAGGACGCAGAACAAGATTCTCAGGACTCGTCTTGAGAACCagatcaagcagctcaagtcGGAGATTGAACTCAAGCAGTCTTCCATTGGCATCGAGGCCGATGATTAA
- a CDS encoding cytochrome p450 domain-containing protein has protein sequence MGILQDALSHPTAQLYFEQSVGAQVAIGVAGFLAVVVFLNVVQQLLFKNPSDPPMVFHWFPIIGSTVIYGMDPPKFFKDNRAKYGDVFTFILLGKKTTVAVGPAGNDFILNGKLKDVNAEEIYSVLTTPVFGRDVVYDCPNAKLMEQKKFMKIALTTEAFKSYVPIISHEVTSYFKRDPAFKGKSGIVDIPKKMAEITIFTASHALQGSLIRSKFDESLADLYHDLDMGFTSINFVLHWAPLPWNRKRDHAQRTVAKIYMDTIKERRALGDDDKELDMLKHLMKSVYKNGTPVPDHEIAHMMIALLMAGQHSSSSTSSWIMLHLAQYPQVVEDLYQEQVKALGADLPPLQYEDFAKLPLNQAIVKETLRLNAPIHSIMRKVKQPMPVPGTKYVVPPSHVLLAAPGVSGSDPTYFPNPDKWDPYRWLPGSPNAPLMARNDEEEEKIDYGYGIVSKGAASPYLPFGAGRHRCIGEHFANLQLQTIIAETVRLFKLSNVDGSNNIIGTDYASLFSRPLEPAKIRWERRD, from the exons ATGGGCATCCTCCAAGATGCCCTCAGCCATCCGACGGCGCAGCTCTACTTTGAGCAGAGTGTTGGCGCGCAAGTCGCCATTGGCGTTGCTGGcttcctcgccgtcgtcgtcttcctcaatGTCGTCCAGCAATTGCTCTTCAAGAACCCTTCCGACCCGCCTATGGTTTTCCACTGGTTCCCCATTATTGGCAGCACCGTGATCTACGGCATGGACCCTCCCAAGTTCTTCAAGGACAATCGTGCAAAG TATGGCGACGTGTTTACCTTTATCCTGCTCGGCAAGAAGACGACCGTGGCTGTGGGCCCTGCTGGAAACGACTTTATTCTCAacggcaagctcaaggatgTCAACGCCGAGGAGATTTACAGTGTCTTGACCACGCCCGTCTTCGGACGAGATGTCGTCTATGACTGCCCCAACGCCAAGCTGatggagcagaagaag TTTATGAAAATTGCTCTTACGACCGAAGCGTTCAAAAGCTACGttcccatcatctcccacgAGGTTACTTCATACTTCAAGCGCGACCCTGCCTTCAAGGGCAAGTCTGGAATTGTCGACATCCCCAAGAAGATGGCCGAGATCACAATCTTCACTGCCTCCCACGCTCTTCAGGGCAGCCTCATCCGCAGCAAGTTTGACGAGTCACTGGCCGATTTGTACCACGACCTTGACATGGGCTTCACCTCCATCAACTTTGTGCTCCACTGGGCTCCTCTCCCCTGGAACCGCAAGCGTGATCACGCTCAGCGCACCGTTGCCAAGATCTACATGGATACCATTAAGGAACGACGAGCCCTCGGTGACGATGACAAGGAACTGGATATGCTGAAGCACCTCATGAAGTCAGTCTACAAGAACGGCACCCCTGTCCCTGACCACGAGATTGCCCACATGATGATTGCCCTTCTCATGGCTGGCCAGCATTCTTCGTCCTCCACCAGCTCTTGGATCATGCTCCATCTCGCTCAGTACCCTCAGGTTGTCGAAGACCTCTACCAGGAGCAGGTCAAGGCCCTGGGCGCCGATCTGCCTCCCCTCCAGTACGAGGATTTCGCCAAGCTGCCCCTGAACCAAGCTATTGTCAAGGAGACTCTCCGCCTGAACGCCCCTATCCACTCCATCATGCGCAAGGTCAAGCAGCCGATGCCCGTCCCCGGTACCAAATATGTCGTTCCCCCTTCTCACGTCCTTCTCGCTGCTCCTGGCGTCAGTGGCTCTGACCCTACCTACTTCCCCAACCCTGATAAGTGGGATCCTTACCGCTGGCTGCCTGGCTCTCCCAACGCTCCCCTGATGGCCCGaaatgacgaagaggaagaaaagatcgACTACGGCTACGGTATTGTCAGCAAGGGTGCGGCTTCTCCTTACCTTCCCTTTGGTGCCGGCCGTCACCGATGTATCGGCGAGCACTTTGCCAATCTGCAGCTCCAGACCATCATTGCCGAGACGGTGCGCCTGTTCAAGCTGAGCAACGTGgacggcagcaacaacattATCGGCACAGACTACGCTTCCCTATTCTCTCGACCTCTTGAGCCTGCCAAGATTCGATGGGAGCGGAGAGACTAA
- a CDS encoding RNA recognition motif domain-containing protein, giving the protein MAKSTKVKESKKAVAAEPVKAVAAKAATSKKVAKEEPSKKSKKKEPESSDESSEEEEDSDSDSASESESESESESESEEETTKKPAKKEAKKPAAKEESESESESESESDSESDEEETKKPAVNGKAKAEESEDSDSESDSDEESDDEKPAAKASKSDSDDSEEDSDDSSSDEEEKKAEPSKKRKADEEIDTSAKKTKVDSNAAPTLFAGSLAWSVDDDALYQAFQSFDGLVGARVVTEKGTGRSRGFGYVDFKDAESAQVAYEAMQGQDVGGRAINLDYANARPEGSDPQNRAADRAKKHGDTLSAESDTLFVGNLPFDIDQDSVTQFFNEVSSVTSVRLPTDPESGNLKGFGYVSFGSVEEAKAALEAKNGATIGHGRFARSVRLDFSSPRPQGGAGGRGGFGGGRGGPRGGGRGGRGGRGGFGGGRGGNFSAVNRTKPAGTKISFD; this is encoded by the exons ATGGCCAAGTCcaccaaggtcaaggagTCCAAGAAGGCTGTCGCCGCTGAGCCTGTCAAGGCCgtcgctgccaaggctgccacTTCCAAGAAGgttgccaaggaggagcccTCTAAGaagtccaagaagaaggagcctGAGTCCTCTGACGAGTCttctgaggaggaggaggactCTGACTCCGACTCTGCCAGCGAGAGCGAGTCTGAGTCTGAGTCTGAATCCGAGTCTGAGGAGGAGACCACCAAGAAGcctgccaagaaggaggccaagaagcctgCTGCTAAGGAGGAGTCTGAGTCTGAATCCGAGTCCGAGTCCGAGTCTGACTCTGAGtccgatgaggaggagacCAAGAAGCCTGCCGTGAACGGtaaggccaaggctgaagagTCTGAGGACTCTGACTCCGAGTCCGACTCCGATGAGGAGAGCGACGATGAGAAgcctgctgccaag GCTTCCAAGTCTGACAGCGATGACTCTGAGGAGGACTCCGACGACTCTTCTtccgacgaggaggagaagaaggctgagccttccaagaagcgcaaggccgaTGAGGAGATCGATACCTCtgccaagaagaccaaggttGACAGCAACGCTGCCCCTACCCTCTTCGCCGGCAGCTTGGCCTGgagcgttgatgatgatgccctcTACCAGGCATTCCAGTCTttcgatggccttgttggtGCTCGTGTCGTTACCGAGAAGGGCACTGGCCGCAGCCGTGGCTTTGGCTATGTCGACTTCAAGGATGCTGAGTCTGCTCAGGTTGCCTACGAGGCTATGCAGGGCCAGGATGTTGGCGGCCGTGCCATCAACCTCGACTACGCCAACGCCCGCCCTGAAGGTTCTGACCCCCAGAACCGCGCTGCCGACCGTGCCAAGAAGCACGGTGATACCCTCAGCGCTGAGAGCGACACCCTGTTCGTCGGCAACCTGCCCTTCGACATTGATCAGGATTCCGTTACCCAGTTCTTCAACGAAGTCAGCTCTGTCACCAGTGTTCGACTGCCCACTGACCC TGAGAGTGGTAACCTGAAGGGCTTTGGCTACGTCTCCTTCGGCTCCGTTgaggaagccaaggctgccctcgaggccaagaacGGTGCCACCATTGGCCACGGCAGATTCGCCCGCAGCGTGCGACTTGACTTCTCTAGCCCTCGTCCTCAGGGCGGTGCTGGCGGTCGTGGCGGCTTCggtggtggccgtggtggtCCCCGTGGAGGCGGTCgtggtggccgtggtggcCGCGGTGGTTTCGGCGGTGGTCGTGGCGGCAACTTCAGCGCTGTCAACCGCACCAAGCCTGCTGGCACCAAGATCTCCTTCGACTAA